Proteins encoded together in one Lachnospiraceae bacterium JLR.KK008 window:
- a CDS encoding transketolase: MVNYKELSYDLRKNVVDMIVEGKGGHIGGDMSVIDTLIALYFGVMNISPENQDDPDRDRFVMSKGHCVEALYAVLAAKGFFPIEEVIQNFSKFGSKYIGHPNNKLPGIEMNSGSLGHGLPVSVGMALAGKMNGKDYRVYTVMGDGELAEGSVWEGAMAASHYQLDNLCAVVDRNRLQISGNTEDVMAHDDLHERFRSFGWNTVDVSDGNDVEQVIAALEEAKTVKGKPTVVIANTVKGCGSAVMENKAGWHHKVPTQEEYAQIMKDFAERKEAH; the protein is encoded by the coding sequence ATGGTGAATTATAAGGAACTGTCTTACGACCTGAGAAAAAATGTCGTGGATATGATCGTGGAAGGAAAAGGCGGACACATTGGTGGGGACATGAGTGTCATCGATACCCTGATCGCGCTCTACTTTGGGGTAATGAATATCAGTCCGGAAAATCAGGATGATCCGGACAGAGACCGTTTTGTCATGAGCAAGGGGCACTGTGTGGAGGCGCTCTACGCGGTGTTGGCGGCAAAGGGATTTTTCCCGATCGAAGAGGTCATTCAGAATTTCAGTAAATTCGGTTCGAAATATATCGGCCATCCGAACAACAAACTGCCCGGCATTGAGATGAACTCCGGCTCACTTGGACACGGTCTGCCTGTCAGCGTGGGTATGGCGCTGGCCGGCAAGATGAATGGAAAAGATTACCGCGTCTATACCGTTATGGGAGACGGGGAGCTGGCGGAAGGGAGCGTATGGGAAGGCGCGATGGCGGCATCTCATTATCAGCTCGACAATCTCTGTGCGGTTGTGGACAGAAACCGGCTGCAGATTTCCGGCAATACGGAGGATGTGATGGCGCATGACGATCTGCATGAGAGATTCCGCAGCTTTGGCTGGAATACGGTTGATGTCAGTGACGGAAACGATGTGGAGCAGGTGATCGCCGCACTGGAAGAGGCGAAGACGGTGAAAGGAAAACCGACGGTCGTCATTGCCAATACGGTCAAAGGCTGCGGCTCGGCCGTGATGGAGAACAAGGCAGGATGGCATCACAAAGTGCCGACACAGGAGGAGTATGCGCAGATCATGAAAGATTTTGCAGAGAGAAAGGAGGCACACTGA
- a CDS encoding L-fucose/L-arabinose isomerase family protein, whose protein sequence is MAQVKLGYAPTRRSIFSAPDAIKYRGIIADRLKELGIDFVDITDINEEGLLYDDNDRIRIVEKFRAEKVDGLFLPHANFGTEFECARLAKELGVPVLLWGPLDERPEPDGSRLRDTQCGLFATGKVLRRFRVPFTYMTNCRVTDPVFERGLRDFMAVCNVVRTFKNIRILQISTRPFEFWSTMCNEGELLEKFNIQLAPVPMPELTDEMKKAKAEGTEVAKVVAYCREQMEIKIKDDELENVAALKVAMGNLVRKYGCQAAAIQCWNQLQSEIGIMPCAANALLNEEGIPVVCETDIHGAITALMVEAAALDDTRSFFADWTIRHPDIENGELLQHCGPWPISCAQEKPQITYPLAFDHPGAITAQAKHGLVTLARFDGDEGEYSLLLGNAKGVDGPKGMGTYLWVEVDNIKRLEAKIVEGPYIHHCVGIHKDVVPVLYEACKYIGVKPDLYDPIEEDVKAYLRGE, encoded by the coding sequence ATGGCACAGGTAAAACTTGGCTACGCACCGACGAGAAGGAGTATTTTCAGCGCGCCGGATGCGATCAAATACAGAGGCATCATTGCCGACAGATTAAAGGAACTGGGCATCGACTTCGTGGACATCACGGACATCAACGAAGAGGGGCTGCTCTATGACGACAACGACCGGATTCGGATTGTCGAGAAGTTCCGGGCGGAGAAGGTGGACGGTCTGTTCCTGCCACATGCAAATTTCGGCACGGAATTTGAGTGTGCGAGACTGGCGAAAGAACTGGGCGTGCCGGTGCTGCTCTGGGGACCGCTTGATGAGAGACCGGAGCCGGACGGGTCGCGTCTGCGGGATACGCAGTGCGGACTGTTTGCAACCGGTAAGGTACTGCGGAGATTCCGCGTTCCCTTTACTTATATGACAAACTGCCGCGTGACCGATCCGGTGTTCGAGCGGGGACTGCGGGATTTTATGGCGGTGTGCAATGTTGTCAGGACATTTAAAAATATCCGTATTTTACAGATTTCCACAAGGCCGTTTGAGTTCTGGTCGACGATGTGCAATGAGGGCGAGCTGCTGGAGAAATTCAATATTCAACTGGCGCCTGTGCCGATGCCGGAACTGACCGACGAGATGAAAAAGGCGAAGGCGGAAGGTACGGAAGTGGCGAAGGTGGTTGCCTATTGCCGGGAACAGATGGAGATTAAAATCAAAGACGATGAGCTGGAGAATGTGGCTGCACTGAAAGTAGCCATGGGTAATCTCGTCAGAAAATACGGCTGCCAGGCGGCGGCGATCCAGTGCTGGAATCAGTTGCAGAGCGAAATCGGCATTATGCCGTGCGCGGCCAATGCGCTTCTGAACGAGGAAGGGATTCCGGTCGTGTGTGAGACGGACATTCATGGTGCGATCACGGCGCTGATGGTGGAAGCGGCTGCGCTGGACGATACAAGGAGCTTTTTCGCAGACTGGACGATCCGCCATCCCGATATTGAGAATGGTGAGCTGTTGCAGCACTGCGGTCCATGGCCGATCTCCTGCGCGCAGGAAAAACCACAGATCACCTATCCGCTGGCTTTCGATCATCCGGGGGCAATCACGGCGCAGGCAAAGCACGGCCTTGTGACGCTGGCGCGTTTTGACGGCGATGAGGGTGAGTATTCCCTGCTTCTGGGCAATGCGAAAGGCGTGGACGGCCCAAAAGGGATGGGCACTTATCTCTGGGTAGAGGTGGACAATATCAAACGTCTGGAGGCGAAGATCGTGGAAGGGCCTTACATTCATCACTGTGTGGGTATTCACAAAGACGTCGTGCCGGTGTTGTATGAGGCATGTAAATATATCGGTGTGAAGCCTGATCTGTATGATCCGATCGAAGAAGACGTAAAGGCATATCTGCGCGGCGAATGA
- the rbsD gene encoding D-ribose pyranase → MKKNGILHAQLIGLIAALGHKDTFMVGDAGMPIPKGVPVVDLALCGGVPTFRQTMDAILAETEIEAYTIAEEIDEKNPELLAYIHKKLPDAEEEKIPHADLKKMSAECRFAVRTGEFTPYPNIILRAGVAFPA, encoded by the coding sequence ATGAAAAAAAACGGTATTTTACATGCGCAGCTCATCGGATTGATCGCTGCACTAGGACATAAAGATACGTTTATGGTCGGTGATGCGGGTATGCCGATCCCCAAAGGGGTGCCGGTTGTGGATCTGGCGCTCTGCGGCGGTGTTCCGACGTTCCGGCAGACGATGGATGCGATACTGGCAGAGACGGAGATTGAGGCTTATACGATCGCGGAAGAGATTGATGAGAAAAATCCCGAACTGCTTGCTTATATTCATAAGAAACTGCCGGATGCGGAGGAAGAGAAGATTCCTCATGCGGACCTGAAAAAGATGTCCGCCGAGTGCAGATTTGCAGTGAGGACCGGGGAATTTACCCCGTATCCCAATATTATTTTGAGGGCAGGCGTGGCGTTTCCCGCATAG
- a CDS encoding ABC transporter permease yields the protein MMKTKKMNSNQMLMTLLKGRTFIVLIILVIFFSIVKDNFLDPSTMTMIAKHVALYGILALGMTFVIITGGIDLSVGSVVGLIGMLAGGLIQEGLTLQFAGVTLYFSVPVIVLVMLIIGALIGWINGLIITKLNVAPFIATLGTMYICRGFANLRSGGATFPDIAGYEGLGNTGFKTLGSNIASIPAGVYVFAVLAVIAVILLKKMPFGWYVLGVGGNEKSARLSGIKADQIKILVYMLSGFCAAWVGMINTAQLSAAHPASGDGWEMNAIAATVLGGTSMAGGSGTILGTVVGAFVIGVINDGMTMCGVSEFWQKVIRGLVIILAVVIDQTQRNLQAKMALQARNENK from the coding sequence ATTATGAAAACGAAGAAAATGAATTCCAATCAGATGCTGATGACGCTGCTCAAAGGACGTACCTTTATCGTTCTGATTATCCTTGTCATATTTTTCAGCATCGTCAAAGATAACTTTTTAGACCCGTCGACGATGACGATGATTGCGAAACATGTGGCCTTATACGGTATTCTTGCACTCGGCATGACGTTTGTCATCATCACGGGCGGCATTGATCTGTCGGTCGGATCGGTTGTCGGCCTGATCGGTATGCTTGCCGGCGGTCTCATCCAGGAGGGGCTGACGTTACAGTTTGCCGGTGTGACGCTCTATTTCAGCGTGCCGGTCATCGTCCTCGTCATGCTCATCATCGGCGCGCTGATCGGCTGGATCAACGGTCTGATCATCACCAAGCTGAACGTGGCGCCGTTTATCGCCACCCTGGGCACGATGTATATCTGCCGCGGATTCGCGAATCTGCGTTCCGGCGGTGCGACCTTCCCGGACATTGCCGGTTATGAAGGACTGGGAAATACAGGATTTAAAACGCTGGGCAGCAACATTGCCAGCATTCCGGCGGGCGTCTATGTATTTGCCGTACTGGCAGTCATCGCCGTCATCCTGCTGAAAAAGATGCCATTTGGCTGGTATGTGCTCGGTGTGGGCGGCAACGAGAAGTCTGCAAGGCTTTCCGGAATCAAGGCCGATCAGATCAAGATTCTCGTCTATATGCTTTCCGGCTTCTGCGCGGCCTGGGTCGGGATGATTAACACGGCGCAGCTTTCCGCAGCTCATCCGGCTTCCGGTGACGGCTGGGAGATGAACGCCATTGCTGCCACTGTGCTCGGCGGTACTTCCATGGCGGGCGGCTCCGGCACGATCCTCGGTACGGTCGTGGGCGCTTTCGTTATCGGTGTTATCAATGACGGTATGACAATGTGCGGCGTGTCCGAGTTCTGGCAGAAGGTCATTCGTGGCCTCGTGATTATTCTCGCAGTTGTCATCGATCAGACGCAGAGAAATCTTCAGGCTAAGATGGCGCTGCAGGCCCGCAATGAGAATAAATAA
- a CDS encoding sugar ABC transporter ATP-binding protein — translation MFDNPNVVLHCEKIDKIYPGTKALDGVSFDLLKGKVNVLIGENGAGKSTLMKMIAGIEQPSNGKMYMDGEEVFFKDTTAAREKGIGIIHQELSLFPNLTVYQNIFMNHEHRKGKLFLDDKAHVEGAKKILERLEHEIPPETLVGDLRVGQQQMVEIARNLIQDDLRVLIMDEPTSSLSAAEVKVLFKIMRELMADGISIVYISHRLEEIMEIGDHVTVLRDGKYVADADVRDIELSWIVENMVGKNTQYHRFERSIDLNKAEKILEIKDLTLQKKGGGYLLEHVNMHLKKGEVLGIYGLLGAGRSELFECLMGMRPEHKGEVIYQGKPLKIRSISEQIKNGFAIVPEDRQRQGLIQTLDICKNTSIASMKKYVKGIFLDNKEEEKAVEEQIADIHIKVADKKLPILSLSGGNQQKVVIGKGILTDPTVLLLDEPSRGIDIGAKTEVFEIIHEYAERGLSIIVISSELKEIMAIADRIYILSNGKCTGELQGTEITEDALVRASYAGLGTGAHA, via the coding sequence ATGTTTGATAATCCGAATGTTGTTCTCCATTGTGAAAAAATAGATAAGATTTATCCGGGCACGAAAGCGCTGGATGGCGTTTCTTTTGACCTGTTAAAAGGAAAGGTAAACGTGCTGATCGGTGAGAACGGCGCCGGGAAATCCACATTGATGAAAATGATCGCGGGGATCGAGCAGCCGTCGAACGGCAAAATGTACATGGACGGGGAAGAAGTATTTTTTAAGGATACGACGGCGGCCAGAGAAAAGGGCATTGGTATCATTCATCAGGAACTGAGTCTGTTTCCAAATCTGACAGTGTATCAGAATATCTTTATGAACCATGAACATAGAAAAGGGAAGCTGTTTCTTGACGACAAAGCCCATGTGGAGGGTGCAAAGAAGATATTAGAGCGGCTGGAACATGAAATCCCGCCGGAAACGCTTGTCGGAGATCTGCGTGTAGGGCAGCAGCAGATGGTGGAGATCGCCAGAAATCTCATCCAGGACGATCTGCGGGTACTGATTATGGATGAGCCGACCTCCTCTCTCTCGGCGGCGGAAGTGAAGGTATTGTTTAAGATTATGCGGGAACTGATGGCGGACGGTATTTCCATCGTCTATATATCGCATCGTCTGGAGGAGATCATGGAGATCGGGGACCATGTGACAGTGCTTCGGGACGGCAAATATGTAGCGGATGCGGATGTCAGGGACATCGAGCTGAGCTGGATCGTGGAAAATATGGTCGGCAAGAACACGCAATATCACAGATTCGAGAGAAGCATCGATCTGAACAAGGCGGAAAAGATATTGGAGATCAAAGATCTGACCCTGCAGAAAAAGGGCGGCGGGTACCTTCTGGAACACGTGAACATGCACCTGAAAAAGGGCGAAGTACTCGGCATTTACGGACTTCTGGGAGCCGGGCGCAGCGAATTGTTCGAGTGTCTGATGGGAATGCGTCCCGAGCACAAAGGGGAGGTGATCTATCAGGGGAAGCCGCTGAAGATCAGAAGTATTTCCGAGCAGATCAAAAACGGGTTCGCCATCGTACCGGAAGACCGCCAGCGTCAGGGACTGATCCAGACATTGGACATCTGCAAGAATACATCCATCGCCTCGATGAAGAAATATGTCAAAGGAATTTTCCTCGACAATAAGGAAGAGGAAAAAGCGGTAGAGGAACAGATTGCGGACATTCATATCAAGGTGGCAGATAAAAAGCTCCCGATCCTGTCTCTGTCCGGCGGAAACCAGCAGAAAGTCGTGATCGGCAAGGGGATTCTGACTGATCCTACGGTGCTGCTGCTCGACGAGCCGTCCAGAGGGATCGACATTGGCGCCAAGACGGAAGTTTTTGAGATTATCCATGAGTACGCGGAGCGGGGTCTGTCCATTATCGTCATTTCATCCGAGCTGAAAGAGATCATGGCCATCGCGGACAGGATCTACATATTGTCAAACGGGAAATGTACGGGCGAACTACAGGGAACTGAGATCACCGAGGATGCACTCGTACGGGCATCTTATGCCGGACTTGGCACCGGCGCGCATGCGTAA
- a CDS encoding DUF2291 family protein, whose amino-acid sequence MKKKLVLMITAVMASLSITACGIVTVVPIGQESSFTGQQEFDSSAESSNDWTAVVDELKANATDAAQAIGAGVGGGTAVTGTAKIVEYNTETPKHYLLVTLDGYEGEVQIQAGGVYSGTALRDTQTLKGFESFTNQTEWSQYAKALNKEADTQVVAPLGLDESVAGKTVTFTGAAAESSGKIVITPVEMSIE is encoded by the coding sequence ATGAAGAAAAAACTGGTTCTTATGATCACGGCAGTTATGGCATCGCTGAGTATCACGGCCTGCGGTATTGTTACGGTCGTGCCGATTGGGCAGGAGAGCTCTTTTACCGGGCAGCAGGAGTTTGATTCCAGCGCGGAATCGAGCAATGACTGGACGGCCGTGGTAGATGAGCTGAAAGCGAATGCCACAGACGCGGCACAGGCGATCGGTGCGGGCGTCGGAGGCGGCACGGCAGTGACCGGAACGGCGAAGATCGTGGAATACAATACGGAGACGCCCAAGCATTACCTGCTCGTGACACTGGACGGCTATGAGGGGGAAGTGCAGATACAGGCAGGCGGTGTCTATTCCGGTACGGCGCTTCGGGATACCCAGACACTCAAGGGGTTCGAGAGCTTTACCAACCAGACAGAATGGTCTCAGTATGCGAAAGCGCTGAACAAAGAGGCAGATACACAGGTCGTGGCGCCTCTTGGACTGGACGAGAGTGTGGCCGGCAAGACGGTGACATTTACAGGGGCAGCGGCGGAGAGCAGCGGTAAGATTGTGATCACGCCGGTAGAAATGTCGATTGAATAA
- a CDS encoding D-ribose ABC transporter substrate-binding protein, whose translation MRKKVLATLLSVAMVAAMLVGCGSTPQETAPAQEAAPEAQEEAPAEEAEAPEEAPAEASGELLPGGGSNIIYCITPSTSNAYFKTVQDIATAKGTELGYEVKCFSHDDDAATQLEMFEAAIADGAAAIICDNAGADASIEAIQKAYDAGIPTFLVDREINQSGLAVAQLVADNAQGAAAIAEAWVEAMGYEGKYAELLGLESDTNCQVRSENFHSVIDEYPDMEMVAQQSANWDQTQGYEKAEAILQSNPEITGIICGNDTMACGAVQACIDAGRDDIKIIGVDGSDDAANYIKSGNMVGTALQQIALITEMAVEQADAYLKGTAPAEEKQLVPCVAITADNVDKLSAFVYTE comes from the coding sequence ATGAGAAAGAAAGTTTTGGCAACGCTCCTGAGCGTGGCTATGGTCGCAGCGATGCTTGTCGGCTGCGGAAGCACACCGCAGGAGACGGCACCGGCACAGGAAGCAGCGCCGGAGGCACAGGAGGAAGCGCCCGCAGAGGAAGCGGAGGCGCCGGAGGAAGCACCCGCAGAGGCATCAGGAGAATTGCTTCCGGGCGGCGGCAGCAACATCATTTACTGCATCACCCCTTCCACCTCCAACGCTTATTTTAAGACCGTACAGGATATTGCAACCGCAAAGGGTACGGAACTGGGCTATGAAGTGAAATGCTTCTCCCATGACGATGATGCGGCGACACAGCTTGAGATGTTCGAGGCAGCGATCGCAGACGGCGCGGCAGCAATTATCTGTGACAATGCAGGTGCAGACGCTTCCATCGAGGCAATTCAGAAAGCCTATGACGCAGGAATCCCGACTTTCCTCGTAGACCGTGAGATCAATCAGTCCGGTCTTGCAGTCGCACAGCTTGTAGCAGACAATGCACAGGGTGCGGCAGCGATCGCGGAAGCATGGGTCGAGGCAATGGGCTATGAAGGCAAATATGCGGAACTGCTCGGTCTGGAATCCGACACGAACTGTCAGGTACGTTCCGAGAATTTCCACTCTGTCATCGATGAATATCCGGACATGGAGATGGTAGCACAGCAGTCTGCAAACTGGGATCAGACGCAGGGCTACGAGAAAGCGGAAGCAATCCTTCAGTCCAATCCGGAGATCACAGGTATCATCTGCGGCAACGACACGATGGCATGTGGCGCAGTTCAGGCATGTATCGATGCAGGCCGTGATGACATCAAGATTATCGGTGTGGATGGCTCCGATGACGCAGCGAACTATATCAAATCCGGAAACATGGTCGGTACGGCGCTTCAGCAAATCGCACTGATCACAGAAATGGCAGTAGAGCAGGCTGACGCTTATCTGAAGGGCACAGCTCCCGCAGAAGAGAAACAGCTCGTTCCCTGTGTGGCAATTACAGCCGATAACGTAGATAAATTATCTGCATTTGTTTATACAGAGTAA
- a CDS encoding cytidylate kinase-like family protein: MDKVVITIARQYGSGGRTIGQMLSEDLGVHYYDKELLKIASEESGINERLFVGADEKIRNSPLLRISKRVYQGQLISPESGGFTSAENLFNYQAKVIKQLAEEESCIIIGRCADYVLRDYDNVLSVFVHAPEEYCIEQAKQKLSMPEKEIRKFIQKTDRERADYYKHYTGREWTDARNYDLCLDSSKLGMERCIEEIKAYMNVRFR; the protein is encoded by the coding sequence ATGGATAAAGTTGTCATTACGATCGCGAGACAGTATGGAAGCGGCGGTCGTACGATCGGACAGATGTTGTCCGAAGATCTGGGCGTTCATTATTATGACAAGGAACTGCTGAAGATCGCCTCGGAGGAGAGCGGCATCAATGAGCGTTTGTTTGTCGGCGCGGACGAGAAGATCAGGAACAGTCCGCTGCTGCGGATCTCCAAAAGGGTTTATCAGGGGCAGCTGATCTCACCGGAGAGCGGGGGATTTACTTCTGCGGAAAATCTGTTTAATTATCAGGCAAAGGTGATCAAACAGCTTGCGGAGGAAGAATCCTGTATTATCATCGGCCGTTGCGCAGACTATGTGCTGCGCGATTATGACAATGTGCTGAGCGTATTTGTCCATGCGCCGGAAGAGTATTGTATCGAGCAGGCCAAGCAGAAGCTGAGCATGCCAGAGAAAGAGATCAGAAAATTTATCCAGAAGACCGACAGAGAGCGGGCGGATTACTACAAACATTATACCGGAAGAGAGTGGACAGATGCCAGAAACTATGACCTGTGCCTGGACAGCAGTAAACTGGGCATGGAACGGTGTATTGAAGAGATTAAGGCATATATGAATGTCAGGTTCCGGTAA
- a CDS encoding ABC transporter ATP-binding protein, with product MAMLEIKDLEVYYGMIQAIKGISFEVNEGEVIALIGANGAGKTTTLHTITGLLPAKKGSVLFEGKDITKVPGHKIVSMGMAHVPEGRRIFAQLSVLQNLRMGAYTRKDKDEIEKTLKMVYERFPRLEERQSQMAGTLSGGEQQMLAMGRALMSHPKIILMDEPSMGLSPIFVNEIFDIIREVSNSGTTVLLVEQNAKKALSIADRAYVLETGKIVLEGEADVLMNDDSIKKAYLGE from the coding sequence ATGGCAATGCTTGAGATAAAAGATCTGGAAGTTTATTATGGTATGATTCAGGCGATCAAGGGTATCTCCTTTGAGGTCAATGAAGGGGAAGTCATTGCGCTGATCGGCGCCAACGGAGCGGGGAAGACAACGACACTGCATACGATCACCGGACTTTTACCGGCGAAAAAAGGCTCTGTCCTGTTCGAAGGAAAGGACATCACAAAAGTGCCGGGACATAAGATCGTATCGATGGGAATGGCCCATGTGCCGGAGGGCAGACGAATCTTTGCCCAGCTTTCCGTGCTGCAAAATCTTCGTATGGGAGCCTATACGAGAAAAGACAAAGACGAGATTGAAAAGACTCTGAAAATGGTCTATGAGCGCTTTCCACGTCTGGAGGAGCGTCAAAGCCAGATGGCAGGGACACTCTCCGGCGGCGAACAGCAGATGCTGGCGATGGGCAGGGCACTGATGTCTCATCCGAAGATCATTTTGATGGATGAGCCGTCCATGGGACTCTCACCGATTTTTGTCAATGAGATATTCGATATTATCAGGGAAGTGAGTAATAGCGGCACGACGGTGCTTCTCGTGGAACAGAATGCGAAAAAGGCGCTGTCAATCGCGGACAGGGCGTATGTTCTGGAGACAGGGAAGATCGTGCTCGAAGGCGAAGCGGATGTACTGATGAATGATGACTCCATTAAGAAAGCATATCTGGGGGAATAA
- a CDS encoding ABC transporter ATP-binding protein, with product MALLEVQNLCISFGGLRAVDDFEIRIEKGQLYGLIGPNGAGKTTVFNLLTGVYKPNEGIIRLDGTDITGKRTIDINKEGIARTFQNIRLFKGMSVLDNVKAGLHNNYKYSSLAGILRMPSYRRVEKEMDERAMELLEVFDLGGEADLLAANLPYGKQRQLEIARALATNPKLLLLDEPAAGMNPNETKELMETIRLIRDRFDMTILLIEHDMKLVSGICEALTVLNFGRILAQGKTSKVLNDPQVITAYLGE from the coding sequence ATGGCATTATTAGAGGTACAGAATTTATGTATTTCATTTGGCGGACTTCGCGCCGTCGATGATTTTGAGATCCGGATTGAGAAAGGACAGCTGTATGGACTGATCGGGCCCAATGGCGCCGGAAAGACGACGGTGTTCAATCTGCTGACCGGAGTGTACAAACCGAACGAGGGTATTATCCGGCTGGATGGGACGGATATTACGGGCAAACGGACGATCGACATCAATAAAGAGGGCATAGCGAGGACCTTTCAGAATATCCGTCTGTTTAAGGGTATGTCCGTGTTGGACAACGTAAAGGCCGGGCTGCATAACAATTATAAATATTCTTCTCTGGCGGGCATCTTGAGGATGCCGTCTTACCGCAGGGTGGAGAAAGAAATGGATGAGCGGGCAATGGAGCTTCTGGAGGTCTTCGATCTGGGCGGTGAGGCGGACCTTCTGGCCGCCAATCTCCCTTACGGCAAGCAGAGACAGCTGGAGATCGCCAGAGCGCTTGCCACGAACCCGAAGCTGCTCCTTCTCGATGAACCGGCTGCCGGGATGAATCCCAATGAGACAAAGGAACTGATGGAGACGATCCGGCTGATCCGCGACCGGTTTGATATGACGATTCTCCTGATCGAACATGATATGAAACTGGTGTCCGGAATCTGTGAAGCGCTCACCGTGCTCAATTTCGGGCGAATCCTGGCGCAGGGCAAGACGAGCAAGGTGCTCAACGACCCGCAGGTCATCACGGCATATCTGGGAGAATAG
- a CDS encoding branched-chain amino acid ABC transporter permease, with protein sequence MNNKNKIMKQNIITYGIVIAAYLVVTLLGVTGHISSLMKGLLVPLCIYVMLAVSLNLVVGILGELSLGHAGFMCVGAFTSAFFSMCVKEVMPPLLRFVLAFVIGAVCAAACGLLIGIPVLRLRGDYLAIVTLAFGEIIKNIVNALYIGRDSSGFHFSMKDIMDLGLEPGSKPILNGPQGITGTPQDSNFTIGVLLVLLTLFIIMNLIHSRDGRAIMAIRDNRIAAESIGINVTKYKLMAFTLSASIAGVAGVLYAHNLSTLTALPKNFGYDRSIMILVFVVLGGIGNIRGSVISAIVLTLLPELLRGLSDYRMLIYAIVLIVMMLFNWSPKAIELRERYSLRRLFHKTEE encoded by the coding sequence ATGAATAACAAAAATAAGATAATGAAACAAAATATCATTACATACGGGATCGTGATTGCCGCGTATCTTGTCGTAACGCTGTTGGGTGTGACCGGACATATTTCCAGCCTGATGAAGGGTCTGCTTGTGCCGCTGTGTATTTATGTGATGCTGGCGGTCTCCCTGAATCTAGTCGTGGGTATTCTGGGAGAACTGAGTCTCGGACATGCGGGATTTATGTGCGTGGGCGCCTTTACGAGCGCGTTCTTTTCCATGTGCGTGAAAGAGGTCATGCCGCCGCTGCTGCGGTTTGTGCTGGCATTTGTCATTGGCGCCGTCTGTGCGGCGGCCTGCGGTCTGCTGATCGGCATCCCGGTGCTTCGTCTGCGGGGCGATTATCTGGCTATCGTGACACTGGCGTTCGGAGAGATTATCAAAAACATCGTCAATGCGCTCTATATCGGCAGAGACAGCAGCGGTTTTCATTTTTCCATGAAAGACATTATGGATCTGGGGCTGGAGCCGGGCAGTAAGCCGATCCTCAACGGTCCCCAGGGAATTACAGGTACGCCGCAGGACTCCAATTTTACGATCGGGGTGCTGCTTGTGCTGCTGACGCTTTTTATCATCATGAATCTGATCCATTCGAGAGACGGCCGTGCGATCATGGCGATCCGTGACAACCGGATTGCGGCGGAATCGATCGGAATCAATGTCACGAAATATAAATTGATGGCGTTTACACTGTCTGCCTCGATCGCAGGGGTGGCAGGCGTATTGTATGCCCATAATCTCTCCACGCTGACAGCGCTGCCGAAAAACTTTGGTTATGACAGATCGATCATGATCCTGGTTTTTGTCGTGCTGGGCGGTATCGGAAATATCAGAGGATCTGTGATCTCCGCGATCGTGCTCACGCTGCTTCCGGAGCTGCTGCGGGGACTCAGTGATTACCGTATGTTGATCTATGCGATTGTGCTGATCGTCATGATGTTGTTTAACTGGAGCCCCAAGGCGATCGAGCTGCGGGAACGGTATTCCCTGAGACGGTTGTTCCATAAGACGGAGGAGTAA